Proteins found in one Streptomyces sp. NBC_00461 genomic segment:
- a CDS encoding glycoside hydrolase family 43 protein, whose amino-acid sequence MSRTDDLPQVPVAPGPPVPSRRLVLKGAAVAAGALATTPAVATAAPYRKAPPFVNPLVRQRADPYIHRHSDGHYYFTATAPEYDRIILRRAATLNGLATAAESVIWTKHATGVMGAHIWAPEIHRIGGKWYIYFASAPAESVWDIRIWVLENANRDPFKGTWVERGQVKTAWETFSLDATTFTHRGTRYLVWAQHEPGQDNNTGLFLSKMLNPWTLRGPQVRLSTPEFDWECVGYKVNEGPAVLARNGRLFLSYSASATDYHYCMGLLTVDANADLLNPANWSKSPTPVFTSNDTTKQYGPGHNCFTVAEDGRSDVLVYHARQYKEITGDPLNDPNRHTRVQKLGWNRDGTPEFGVPVADTVADSAKGSARAGEAVADARAGGGT is encoded by the coding sequence ATGAGCCGCACCGACGACCTGCCCCAGGTTCCCGTGGCCCCAGGTCCCCCCGTCCCCAGCCGTCGCCTGGTGCTGAAGGGAGCCGCCGTGGCCGCGGGCGCCCTGGCGACCACGCCCGCCGTGGCCACGGCCGCGCCGTACCGGAAGGCGCCCCCGTTCGTGAACCCGCTCGTACGGCAGCGCGCCGACCCCTACATCCACCGTCACTCCGACGGCCACTACTACTTCACGGCCACGGCCCCCGAGTACGACCGCATCATCCTGCGCCGCGCCGCCACCCTGAACGGCCTCGCGACCGCCGCCGAGTCCGTCATCTGGACCAAGCACGCCACCGGCGTGATGGGCGCGCACATCTGGGCGCCGGAGATCCACCGCATCGGCGGCAAGTGGTACATCTACTTCGCCTCCGCGCCCGCCGAGAGCGTGTGGGACATCCGCATCTGGGTCCTGGAGAACGCCAACCGGGATCCCTTCAAGGGGACCTGGGTGGAGAGGGGGCAGGTGAAGACGGCCTGGGAGACCTTCTCCCTCGACGCCACCACCTTCACCCACCGGGGCACCCGCTATCTCGTCTGGGCGCAGCACGAGCCGGGCCAGGACAACAACACGGGCCTCTTCCTGTCGAAGATGCTGAACCCATGGACCCTGAGAGGTCCTCAGGTCCGGCTCTCCACACCGGAGTTCGACTGGGAGTGCGTCGGCTACAAGGTCAACGAGGGCCCCGCGGTCCTCGCCCGCAACGGCCGCCTGTTCCTCTCCTACTCGGCCAGCGCCACCGACTACCACTACTGTATGGGCCTGCTGACCGTCGACGCGAACGCCGACCTGCTGAACCCGGCGAACTGGTCCAAGTCGCCGACCCCCGTCTTCACCAGCAACGACACCACCAAGCAGTACGGCCCCGGCCACAACTGCTTCACAGTCGCCGAGGACGGCCGCAGTGACGTCCTCGTCTACCACGCCCGCCAGTACAAGGAGATCACCGGCGACCCCCTGAACGACCCCAACCGCCACACCCGTGTCCAGAAGCTGGGATGGAACCGGGACGGCACCCCCGAGTTCGGCGTCCCCGTGGCGGACACGGTCGCCGACTCCGCGAAGGGGAGTGCGCGTGCAGGTGAAGCCGTTGCCGACGCCCGTGCAGGCGGCGGCACTTGA
- a CDS encoding rhamnogalacturonan acetylesterase has protein sequence MRRFNLAVLAALTLCAGLTAVPAQAHEDRRPLGLENCTATACHFDVPPGTYDVRVLLGGEAASSTAVSGETRRSLLPETPAAAGTRVARSFTVNVRTPEGEPTGPDGTPGLDLVVGGSAPALADIRVTPARHARQIFLVGDSTVCDQPGDPYSGWGQQLPQYLRRGVSVANYGDSGESTVTYLQNPQLWATVRPLIRPGDLVLVQLAHNDKTTDEATYRANLETLVAGIREKGGRPVLVTPVVRRWFNSDGTLNNDTALLVNSLGVDHPAVIRSVAAARRVPLVDLTAKTKALVESLGVEGSKAIYLYNEKKDNTHTSVHGATVYAGLVRDALAAQHLVPKDLVRVG, from the coding sequence ATGAGACGTTTCAACCTCGCCGTGCTGGCGGCGCTGACACTGTGCGCCGGCCTGACCGCGGTGCCGGCCCAGGCGCACGAGGACCGACGACCCCTCGGCCTGGAGAACTGCACCGCCACCGCCTGCCACTTCGACGTCCCGCCCGGCACGTACGACGTGCGGGTCCTGCTCGGCGGCGAGGCGGCATCGAGCACCGCCGTCAGCGGCGAGACCCGGCGCTCCCTGCTCCCCGAAACACCCGCGGCGGCCGGCACCCGGGTCGCCCGCAGCTTCACCGTGAACGTCCGCACACCGGAGGGCGAGCCGACGGGCCCGGACGGAACTCCCGGCCTGGATCTCGTGGTGGGCGGCTCGGCCCCGGCGCTCGCGGACATCCGCGTCACGCCCGCCCGGCACGCCCGCCAGATCTTCCTGGTCGGCGACTCCACGGTGTGCGACCAGCCGGGCGACCCGTACTCCGGCTGGGGCCAGCAGCTGCCGCAATACCTCCGCAGGGGTGTTTCCGTCGCCAACTATGGGGACTCGGGGGAGAGTACGGTGACCTATCTGCAGAACCCGCAGCTCTGGGCCACGGTCCGGCCGTTGATCCGCCCCGGCGATCTGGTCCTGGTCCAGCTCGCGCACAATGACAAGACCACCGACGAGGCGACGTATCGCGCCAATCTGGAGACACTGGTGGCGGGTATACGGGAGAAGGGTGGTCGGCCGGTGCTGGTGACTCCCGTCGTGCGGCGCTGGTTCAACTCCGACGGAACCCTGAACAACGACACCGCACTGCTGGTCAACAGCCTCGGTGTGGACCATCCTGCTGTCATCCGCTCGGTCGCGGCGGCGCGGCGCGTGCCGTTGGTCGACCTGACGGCGAAGACGAAGGCGCTGGTGGAGTCCCTGGGCGTCGAAGGCTCCAAGGCGATCTATCTCTACAACGAGAAGAAGGACAACACCCACACCTCCGTCCACGGTGCCACGGTGTACGCGGGACTTGTCCGCGACGCACTCGCCGCCCAGCATCTGGTGCCGAAGGACCTGGTGCGGGTGGGATGA
- a CDS encoding rhamnogalacturonan lyase B N-terminal domain-containing protein, with the protein MSESANRPVGRRTFVLGSAAAAGTAAAALAGPLAGSAAAAGFGWSDDGSNYAVDTGAGLFLKVSKSNGDLTSLVYKGTEYQGYGGKNSHIESGLGASTVTVKQSGSTILISVTHGTLKHYYAARSGENNIYLWTNKADASVSATRYIVRVRAGLFLNDQPDSYTYAPTTIEASDVFKKSDGQTRSKHYSKLRVGDYDYIGWSTGSVGLYMVRSNHEKASGGPFYRSLLRHQSADGGGLYEILHYGENQTEAQRFGLQGPYVIAFTDGGAPSSSLYHANLTTSWADSLGISGYVAASGRGKVAGVGITGRNTAFPYTVGLANSAAQYWGSARSSDGYFSLAGVLPGAYTLTVFKGELAVHTSSVTVTAGATTTLNTLAIPSSNDPGNASAIWRIGDWNGSPSGFKNADLMTYAHPSDSRAASWTGNVVIGSGSETSAFPCYLWKDVNSGIIVYFKLTAAQAAAAHTLRIGVTTAYANGRPQVVVNDNWTSAVPSPPSQPSTRSLTVGSYRGNNHTFTYSVPASAWLTDTSAYNTLKIYVASGSGSTSFLSAGTAIDAIDLLA; encoded by the coding sequence ATGTCCGAATCCGCGAACAGACCGGTCGGCCGCCGCACCTTCGTCCTCGGTTCCGCTGCCGCCGCCGGGACGGCCGCGGCAGCCCTGGCCGGGCCGCTCGCAGGCTCCGCGGCCGCCGCGGGCTTCGGCTGGAGCGACGACGGCTCGAACTACGCCGTCGACACCGGCGCCGGCCTGTTCCTCAAGGTCAGCAAGTCCAACGGCGACCTGACCTCGCTGGTCTACAAGGGCACGGAGTACCAGGGTTACGGCGGCAAGAACTCGCACATCGAATCCGGCCTCGGCGCCTCGACGGTGACCGTCAAGCAGTCCGGTTCGACGATCCTGATCTCCGTCACCCACGGCACGCTCAAGCACTACTACGCGGCCCGCAGCGGCGAGAACAACATCTACCTGTGGACCAACAAGGCCGACGCCTCGGTCAGCGCGACCCGCTACATCGTGCGCGTCAGGGCGGGCCTGTTCCTCAACGACCAGCCCGACTCGTACACCTACGCGCCCACCACGATCGAAGCCTCGGACGTGTTCAAGAAGTCCGACGGGCAGACCCGCTCGAAGCACTACTCGAAGCTGCGGGTCGGCGACTACGACTACATCGGCTGGAGCACGGGAAGCGTCGGGCTCTACATGGTCCGCTCCAACCACGAGAAGGCCTCCGGCGGCCCGTTCTACCGCTCCCTGCTGCGCCACCAGAGCGCCGACGGCGGCGGCCTGTACGAGATCCTCCACTACGGCGAGAACCAGACGGAGGCCCAGCGCTTCGGCCTCCAGGGCCCCTACGTCATCGCCTTCACGGACGGCGGCGCGCCCTCCTCGTCCCTGTACCACGCGAACCTCACGACCTCCTGGGCTGACTCGCTCGGCATCTCCGGGTATGTCGCGGCGAGCGGTCGCGGCAAGGTCGCGGGCGTCGGGATCACCGGGCGCAACACGGCGTTCCCGTACACCGTCGGCCTCGCCAACTCGGCCGCGCAGTACTGGGGTTCGGCCCGCTCCTCGGACGGCTACTTCTCCCTCGCGGGCGTCCTGCCGGGGGCGTACACGCTCACCGTCTTCAAGGGTGAACTCGCCGTCCACACAAGCTCGGTGACGGTCACCGCGGGCGCCACGACCACTCTCAACACCCTCGCGATCCCCTCCTCCAACGACCCCGGCAACGCGAGCGCGATCTGGCGGATCGGTGACTGGAACGGCTCGCCGAGCGGGTTCAAGAACGCGGACCTGATGACGTACGCGCATCCGTCCGACAGCCGGGCCGCGTCCTGGACCGGCAATGTCGTGATCGGCAGCGGCTCCGAGACCTCGGCCTTCCCCTGCTATCTGTGGAAGGACGTCAACAGCGGCATCATCGTCTACTTCAAGCTGACGGCCGCCCAGGCCGCCGCCGCGCACACCCTGCGCATCGGTGTGACGACGGCCTACGCGAACGGCCGCCCGCAGGTCGTCGTCAACGACAACTGGACCTCCGCCGTGCCCTCGCCGCCCTCCCAGCCGAGCACCCGGTCACTGACCGTGGGCTCGTACCGGGGCAACAACCACACGTTCACCTACAGCGTGCCGGCGTCCGCCTGGCTGACGGACACCAGCGCGTACAACACGCTGAAGATCTACGTGGCGAGCGGCTCGGGATCGACGTCCTTCCTCAGCGCGGGCACCGCGATCGACGCGATCGATCTACTGGCCTGA
- a CDS encoding alpha/beta fold hydrolase yields the protein MAELHYDVSGKGPVLLVVPGGAGHPMGFDGMTEALADRFTVVTYDPLGLAHGRLGEPVGDQRVEEWSEGARLVLDEVLPQGESAYALGTSSGGIAVLDLLTRHPGRLLHVVAHEAPCVGVLPDGARQQAMFREVYDTYRAAGLRAGGARLGAGLAGREPERCAEPQPLSREQELASPMALFLAHVLRQFTSYTPDLTSLTGSSARLTLAAGSGSRGQLLDRTARFIAERTGARFVGFPGGHVGVAEHPVAFAELLAETLVPADGSHAPLTT from the coding sequence ATGGCTGAACTGCATTACGACGTCAGCGGCAAGGGGCCCGTACTCCTCGTCGTCCCCGGCGGTGCCGGTCATCCCATGGGGTTCGACGGGATGACCGAGGCGCTCGCCGACCGGTTCACCGTCGTGACCTACGACCCCCTCGGGCTCGCACACGGACGGCTCGGCGAACCCGTCGGCGACCAGCGGGTGGAGGAGTGGAGCGAGGGGGCCCGTCTGGTTCTGGACGAGGTCCTCCCCCAGGGCGAGTCCGCGTACGCCCTCGGGACCAGTTCCGGCGGTATCGCCGTCCTCGATCTGCTCACCCGGCACCCCGGGCGGCTGCTGCACGTCGTCGCGCACGAGGCGCCGTGCGTGGGCGTGCTGCCGGACGGGGCGCGTCAGCAGGCCATGTTCCGCGAGGTGTACGACACTTATCGCGCCGCCGGGCTGCGGGCCGGCGGGGCACGGCTGGGCGCCGGGCTGGCCGGGCGGGAGCCGGAGAGGTGCGCCGAGCCCCAACCGCTTTCACGTGAGCAGGAGTTGGCGAGTCCCATGGCCCTGTTCCTCGCCCACGTCCTGCGGCAGTTCACCTCGTACACGCCCGACCTCACCTCACTCACGGGCTCCTCCGCCCGTCTCACCCTCGCTGCCGGCTCCGGCTCCCGCGGTCAACTCCTGGACCGCACCGCGCGGTTCATCGCCGAGCGGACCGGCGCCCGCTTCGTCGGGTTCCCCGGCGGGCATGTCGGCGTGGCCGAGCACCCCGTGGCATTCGCCGAGCTGCTTGCGGAGACACTGGTTCCGGCCGACGGCTCACATGCCCCGTTGACCACTTAG
- a CDS encoding NUDIX hydrolase, whose product MDIPGDKRLAAAVVMDDEGRVLLVRRSETEKFLPRVWGVPCGKLEPDESARDGALRELKEETGLLGEVVRKIGESSFVSEYRGHEVKNWQENFLVRPLSRAITLPKADQAHVWLPRAELTTVDIDDYNLDIVDQAFTSS is encoded by the coding sequence ATGGACATCCCCGGCGACAAGCGACTGGCGGCTGCCGTCGTGATGGACGACGAGGGCCGGGTGCTGCTGGTCCGGCGCAGTGAGACGGAGAAGTTCCTGCCCCGGGTGTGGGGCGTTCCCTGCGGCAAGCTCGAACCGGACGAGAGCGCCCGGGACGGCGCGCTGCGCGAGCTGAAGGAGGAGACCGGGCTCCTCGGCGAAGTCGTCCGCAAGATCGGCGAGTCCTCCTTCGTCAGCGAGTACCGCGGCCACGAGGTCAAGAACTGGCAGGAGAACTTCCTGGTCCGTCCGCTGAGCCGGGCGATCACCCTGCCGAAGGCCGACCAGGCCCATGTCTGGCTGCCCCGCGCCGAGCTGACCACGGTCGACATCGACGACTACAACCTCGACATCGTGGACCAGGCCTTCACGAGCTCCTGA
- a CDS encoding TetR/AcrR family transcriptional regulator: protein MVRAGLTPDLITAAAADLADEVGFENVTLSALARGFGVKDASLYSHVRNLQDLRTRMALLAGAEMIDRIAAAVAGRAGKEALAAFAGAYREFALERPGRYAATQIRIDQSLVVDSPVFRRTAEITYGMLRAYGLEEPDLTDAVRLLRSTFHGYCALEATGGFGAPRDVRKSWDKAVDALHVTLEHWPREGKDEEKNSDG from the coding sequence ATGGTCAGAGCCGGTCTCACCCCAGATCTCATCACCGCGGCCGCCGCCGACCTCGCGGACGAGGTGGGCTTCGAGAACGTCACGCTGTCCGCCCTGGCCCGCGGCTTCGGGGTCAAGGACGCGAGTCTGTACTCGCACGTCAGGAACCTTCAGGATCTGCGCACCCGCATGGCGCTCCTCGCCGGTGCCGAGATGATCGACCGGATCGCCGCCGCGGTGGCGGGGCGGGCGGGCAAGGAGGCGCTCGCCGCGTTCGCCGGCGCCTACCGGGAGTTCGCGCTGGAGCGGCCGGGACGGTATGCCGCGACCCAGATCCGCATCGACCAGTCCCTGGTCGTCGACTCCCCCGTTTTTCGGCGCACCGCGGAGATCACCTACGGCATGCTCCGCGCCTACGGCCTCGAAGAACCCGACCTCACCGACGCCGTACGCCTGCTGCGCAGCACCTTCCACGGCTACTGCGCCCTGGAGGCAACCGGCGGCTTCGGCGCCCCGCGGGATGTGCGGAAGTCCTGGGACAAGGCCGTCGACGCCCTGCACGTGACACTCGAACACTGGCCCCGCGAGGGGAAGGACGAGGAGAAGAACAGCGATGGCTGA
- a CDS encoding isocitrate lyase/PEP mutase family protein → MTGFADLHHAAEPLFLSNAWDHASAMALAAQGFGAVGTTSLGVAAAAGLRDGASATRDETLRLALTLGTEAFLLSVDAEGGFSEDPGEVGEFARELAAVGAVGINLEDGLGPVERHAAKIAAVKAAAPDLFVNARTDTYWLGDGEGTRSRLDAYRQAGADGVFVPGLTDPDEIAALVGHLGDFPLNILYSPTGPTVPHLTDLGVRRVSLGSLLYRRALGAALETVADIRAGRAPQGTAPSYADVQTWGHRSDPAHSARR, encoded by the coding sequence ATGACCGGGTTCGCCGACCTTCACCACGCCGCAGAGCCGTTGTTCCTGTCCAACGCCTGGGACCACGCCTCGGCCATGGCTCTGGCCGCTCAGGGCTTTGGTGCCGTCGGGACGACGAGCCTGGGCGTCGCCGCGGCCGCCGGCCTGCGCGACGGTGCGTCGGCGACCCGCGACGAGACCCTCCGGCTCGCCCTCACCCTGGGCACGGAAGCCTTCTTACTGTCCGTCGACGCGGAGGGCGGATTCAGCGAGGACCCCGGTGAGGTGGGGGAGTTCGCGCGTGAGCTGGCGGCCGTCGGCGCCGTCGGCATCAACCTGGAGGACGGCCTCGGACCTGTCGAGCGCCATGCCGCGAAGATCGCCGCCGTGAAGGCCGCGGCACCGGACCTGTTCGTGAACGCCCGCACCGACACGTACTGGCTGGGCGACGGCGAGGGCACACGAAGCCGCCTCGACGCCTACCGACAGGCGGGCGCCGACGGCGTGTTCGTGCCCGGGCTGACCGATCCCGATGAAATCGCCGCCCTGGTAGGGCACTTGGGTGACTTCCCCCTCAACATCCTCTACTCGCCCACCGGTCCCACCGTGCCGCACCTCACCGATCTCGGCGTACGACGGGTGAGTCTGGGGTCACTGCTGTACCGGAGGGCGCTGGGGGCTGCGCTGGAGACGGTGGCGGACATCCGGGCCGGTCGGGCACCGCAGGGAACGGCGCCGTCGTATGCGGATGTCCAGACGTGGGGTCACCGGAGCGATCCGGCTCACAGCGCTCGGCGGTGA
- a CDS encoding DUF2264 domain-containing protein, whose protein sequence is MQLPPYDRTLSPRSGYTRAHWESAADALLAAVEPYAAEGGALYHLPGDRTSWSGRLSDGLEGYARTLLAAAFRRDETVLQRYAEGLAAGVAGVWPRIEDRSQPLVEAASIALALRLTRPLLWDRLDDGVRQRAADWLGGALTAEAWPCNWELFPVTVGGFLQEIGHEPEASRKAVDRGLERIEDWYVGEGWYTDGDGRKFDYYNGWAMHLYPVLHAWLADDSRLLDLYGGRLSRHLEDYARLFGGDGAPMHQGRSLTYRFATTVPLWLGALTGHTPLPPGETRRLASGALKYFLERGAVDSRGLLTLGWHGPDSAVLQDYSGPASPYWASKGFLGLLLPPGHPVWTAAEEPGPAERSDALTAISAPNWLLQSTSSDGVVRLHNHGSEDVRYDPYYTRLAYSTVTEPSSSYDNSVIVGDDPSRTDIEPLGVGEGWVASRHTAGGGARVTTVVLARGAVEVRAHLVAGAEPWTPVRVTGWATEVPPRERIREWGRDGVRAELLPAVGLSGALTGVTGEGDTVFVALARLTGEPEPVPLAETVSVRADGERELTVRWSGGPEVRVRWGDSGVEIVPTARG, encoded by the coding sequence ATGCAGCTGCCCCCCTACGACCGCACCCTCAGCCCGCGCAGCGGTTACACCCGCGCCCACTGGGAGTCCGCCGCCGACGCCCTGCTCGCCGCGGTCGAGCCGTATGCGGCCGAGGGCGGCGCGCTCTACCACCTCCCCGGCGACCGCACGAGCTGGTCCGGCCGGCTCTCCGACGGCCTGGAGGGCTACGCCCGTACGCTGCTCGCCGCGGCCTTCCGCCGGGACGAGACCGTGCTGCAGCGGTACGCCGAGGGACTCGCGGCCGGCGTCGCGGGCGTCTGGCCCCGGATCGAGGACCGCAGCCAGCCCCTCGTCGAGGCGGCGTCGATCGCCCTCGCGCTGCGGCTGACGCGCCCGCTGCTGTGGGACCGGCTGGACGACGGCGTACGACAGCGAGCGGCCGACTGGCTCGGCGGCGCGCTGACCGCCGAAGCCTGGCCTTGCAACTGGGAGTTGTTCCCGGTCACCGTGGGCGGCTTCCTCCAGGAGATCGGCCACGAGCCCGAGGCGTCCCGCAAGGCCGTCGACCGCGGCCTGGAGCGCATCGAGGACTGGTACGTCGGCGAGGGCTGGTACACCGACGGCGACGGCCGCAAGTTCGACTACTACAACGGCTGGGCCATGCACCTCTATCCGGTGCTGCACGCCTGGCTGGCAGACGACTCCCGGCTGCTGGACCTCTACGGCGGCCGGCTGTCCCGGCACCTGGAGGACTATGCCCGTCTGTTCGGCGGCGACGGCGCCCCCATGCACCAGGGCCGCAGCCTCACCTACCGGTTCGCGACGACCGTCCCGCTGTGGCTGGGTGCGCTGACGGGACACACGCCGCTGCCGCCGGGGGAGACCCGCAGGCTGGCCTCCGGGGCGCTGAAGTACTTCCTGGAGCGAGGCGCGGTGGACTCCCGAGGCCTGCTGACGCTCGGCTGGCACGGCCCCGACTCCGCGGTGCTGCAAGACTATTCGGGTCCCGCCTCCCCGTACTGGGCGAGCAAGGGCTTCCTCGGCCTGCTCCTGCCGCCGGGCCACCCGGTGTGGACGGCCGCCGAGGAGCCGGGCCCGGCGGAGCGATCGGACGCGCTCACGGCGATCTCGGCCCCCAACTGGCTTCTGCAGTCCACGAGTTCGGACGGTGTCGTCCGCCTCCACAACCACGGCAGCGAGGACGTCCGCTACGACCCGTACTACACGCGCCTCGCCTACTCGACGGTGACGGAGCCCTCTTCGTCGTACGACAACAGCGTGATCGTCGGCGACGATCCGAGCCGTACGGACATCGAACCGCTGGGCGTCGGCGAGGGCTGGGTGGCGTCCCGGCACACGGCGGGCGGGGGAGCGCGGGTGACCACTGTCGTGCTCGCGCGCGGGGCAGTGGAGGTGCGGGCCCATCTGGTGGCGGGCGCGGAGCCCTGGACGCCGGTACGGGTGACGGGATGGGCGACGGAGGTCCCCCCGCGCGAGCGGATCCGAGAGTGGGGGCGGGACGGCGTACGGGCCGAACTCCTACCCGCCGTGGGCCTTTCCGGCGCGCTCACAGGTGTCACCGGCGAGGGGGACACCGTCTTCGTCGCGCTGGCACGGCTGACCGGGGAGCCGGAGCCGGTGCCGCTGGCGGAGACGGTGAGCGTACGGGCCGACGGGGAACGGGAGTTGACCGTGCGCTGGAGTGGCGGACCCGAGGTTCGGGTCCGGTGGGGCGACTCCGGAGTGGAGATCGTCCCGACGGCCCGGGGGTGA